The following coding sequences are from one Musa acuminata AAA Group cultivar baxijiao chromosome BXJ2-4, Cavendish_Baxijiao_AAA, whole genome shotgun sequence window:
- the LOC103980327 gene encoding chaperone protein dnaJ 11, chloroplastic → MSGTVIFSGISLSPARGISAQRRVVAQVATAAGRSRAPASLYQVLRVGETATAREIKAAYRAMAKRFHPDAAPAGGGPDFLEIRRAYETLSDPAARARYDRSIVGRIPRAGFVVSDRQRFTKWETDQCW, encoded by the coding sequence ATGTCTGGAACGGTCATCTTCTCCGGGATCTCGCTCTCCCCGGCACGGGGCATCTCGGCCCAGCGGCGGGTGGTGGCGCAGGTGGCCACGGCTGCGGGGAGGAGCAGGGCACCGGCGAGCCTGTACCAGGTGCTGAGGGTGGGGGAGACGGCGACGGCGCGGGAGATCAAGGCGGCGTATCGGGCCATGGCCAAGCGGTTCCACCCGGACGCAGCGCCGGCGGGCGGGGGACCTGACTTCCTGGAGATCCGCCGCGCGTACGAGACGCTGTCCGACCCGGCGGCGCGGGCGCGGTACGACCGGTCCATCGTAGGGCGGATTCCTCGGGCCGGCTTCGTCGTGTCGGACCGGCAACGGTTCACAAAGTGGGAGACGGACCAGTGCTGGTAG
- the LOC135609399 gene encoding ras-related protein RABB1c has product MSYAYLFKYIIIGDTGVGKSCLLLQFTDKRFQPVHDLTIGVEFGARMITIDNKPIKLQIWDTAGQESFRSITRSYYRGAAGALLVYDITRRETFNHLASWLEDARQHANPNMTIMLIGNKCDLAHRRAVSTEEGEQFAKEHGLIFMEASAKTAQNVEEAFIKTAAMIYKKIQDGVFDVSNESYGIKVGYGGIPGPSGGRDGSSSQAGGCCS; this is encoded by the exons ATGTCATACGCTTACCTCTTCAAGTACATCATCATCGGCGATACAG GAGTGGGGAAATCATGTCTTCTCCTGCAGTTTACTGACAAGCGCTTCCAACCTGTGCATGACTTGACAATTGGTGTTGAATTTGGAGCTAGAATGATAACCATTGACAATAAGCCCATAAAATTGCAGATATGGGATACA GCTGGCCAGGAATCTTTTCGATCAATTACCAGGTCCTATTATAGAGGTGCTGCTGGTGCCCTGCTTGTATATGACATCACCAG GAGGGAGACATTCAATCATCTTGCTAGCTGGCTGGAAGATGCAAGGCAACATGCAAATCCTAATATGACAATCATGCTGATTGGCAACAAATGTGATTTGGCTCACAGAAGAGCTGTGAGCACCGAGGAAGGAGAACAGTTTGCCAAAGAGCATGGATTAATCTTTATGGAGGCCTCCGCTAAAACAGCACAGAATGTTGAGGAG GCTTTTATTAAAACGGCAGCAATGATATACAAGAAAATTCAGGATGGTGTCTTTGATGTATCAAATGAG TCATACGGAATCAAAGTTGGATACGGAGGAATTCCTGGTCCATCTGGTGGAAGGGATGGCTCATCTTCTCAAGCTGGTGGTTGTTGCAGCTGA